Sequence from the Mycobacterium florentinum genome:
ATCACGGCGATCACCGTCACTACGAAACCGGCAAGCAGCGCATCGACGTGCTGGAGGCGATCTTCGCCGAGAACGACCTGCTCGCCGACGCCAACCGGGCCGCGTTCGAGAGCAACGGGATCCGCGCGCTCAACTTGATGAGCTCACCGGGGTCGGGAAAGACGACCGTCCTCGCCGCAACGCTCGACGAGCTCGCCGGTCAGTTCGCGATCGGGGTGGTCGAGGGTGACATCGCCACCGACCTCGATGCGGCCAAGCTCAGCGGTCGCGGCGCCCAGGTGTCGCTGCTGAACACCAGTAACGGCTTTGGCGGTGAATGCCATCTCGACGCACCCATGGTCAGGCGCGCACTTCCCGGCCTCGACCTTTCCAGCCTGGACCTGGTGATCATCGAAAACGTCGGCAACCTGGTCTGCCCGGCGGAGTTCGACGTCGGCGAACACGCCAAGGCCATGGTGTACTCCGTCACCGAGGGCGAGGACAAGCCACTGAAGTATCCGGTCATGTTCAGATCGGTGGATGTGGTGTTGCTCAACAAGATTGACCTGGTCCCCCACCTGGACGTCGAGGTGGACACCTACATTGCACACGTCCGCGAGGTCAATGCGACCGCGACGATTCTGCCGGTAAGTGCGCGCACCGGCGCCGGCATGGCTGCCTGGTTCGGTTGGCTGAAAAGATTCGCCGAAGGCGCCGCGGACTGAACCCTTCACCGTCTTGCAAATCATTTGCATGACAATGCCATTGCCCATGACGCGCTTTGTCCTACTCTACCTCGTAGTACTTAGCCGAACTCGGCGGTTCACAATGCCGATACGTGATTCCCGAAACCTTTTGCCGCACAGTGCAAAAGTACCATCCGCGGGGTCGGGAAAACGTTTGTCTAACTGCCGGCCAAGGGGGAACCGTTGACAACCCGTGAGGGCGGGAGTAGACCCAAAAACAGCGCTGCGCAAGTGGGCCGACGGTCGACTCCGGCGGCGCAGGGGCCCCAGCC
This genomic interval carries:
- the hypB gene encoding hydrogenase nickel incorporation protein HypB — translated: MGRFHRHDDGTVHTHEHDRAPHEHDHGDHRHYETGKQRIDVLEAIFAENDLLADANRAAFESNGIRALNLMSSPGSGKTTVLAATLDELAGQFAIGVVEGDIATDLDAAKLSGRGAQVSLLNTSNGFGGECHLDAPMVRRALPGLDLSSLDLVIIENVGNLVCPAEFDVGEHAKAMVYSVTEGEDKPLKYPVMFRSVDVVLLNKIDLVPHLDVEVDTYIAHVREVNATATILPVSARTGAGMAAWFGWLKRFAEGAAD